From one Flavobacteriales bacterium genomic stretch:
- a CDS encoding gliding motility-associated C-terminal domain-containing protein has translation MTATSARATHIIGGELYYDHLGGGLYNVTLKLYRNCDATVDFDALAAIGVFDGVNYSLLQVQQLSFPGASVVPVVLESPCLTLPPNVCIETTSYTGTFVLPLTENGYILTYQRCCRTGIIENLIAPEDLGITVTTRIPGSSVPVNSSPRFNELPPVALCLDLPLAFDHSASDPDGDSLVYSLANPLNGASAGVAQPNPPAPPPYDPVPWGAGYSESYQIDSDPAISIDPVTGLLTLTPTLQGVFNVGVRVQEFRNGELLGETRRDFLFKVVACDATVVSAIQEQTEFCQSLAVQFVNNSVGANEFQWDFGDPNSDLDTSTEQNPFWSYSEPGTYPVTLIANPGTTCADTIVVNYQLYLAPSPVIIPPPPFCGNDPVTLVAEGDFNAGASILWQLGAGSAPQTSTDSIVTVQFPGPGTHEVSLLVSQNGCSGFYTEYVVNYGLPDASFLADPLPPQQIGTSVVFTDTSSPNGGVITDWNWSMQGSAFAPSAPVANWDGGWPGTYEVVLTITTADGCSDQASMLYEILGGPITIPNVFSPNGDGTNEFFEISNVQYYPNELTIYGRWGNKVYETLNYKNTWRGDGVPDGTYYYVLHLSDDREYSGHVTILR, from the coding sequence ATGACGGCCACCTCCGCCCGCGCAACCCATATCATTGGCGGTGAGTTGTACTACGATCACCTTGGCGGCGGGCTCTACAATGTGACCTTGAAGCTCTATCGCAATTGCGATGCAACGGTGGATTTCGATGCGCTGGCCGCGATCGGGGTCTTCGATGGGGTGAATTACTCCTTGCTCCAGGTGCAGCAGCTCTCCTTCCCCGGGGCCTCCGTTGTGCCCGTGGTGCTGGAATCTCCCTGCCTGACGCTACCTCCCAACGTGTGCATCGAAACCACGTCTTACACAGGCACTTTCGTGCTGCCGCTCACGGAGAACGGGTATATCCTCACCTATCAACGGTGCTGCCGCACGGGCATCATCGAGAACCTGATCGCTCCAGAGGACTTGGGCATCACCGTGACCACGCGTATTCCAGGATCGAGTGTGCCAGTGAACAGTTCGCCGCGATTCAATGAGCTGCCCCCGGTGGCTTTGTGCCTGGATCTGCCGCTCGCCTTCGATCACAGCGCGAGCGATCCCGATGGTGATTCGCTCGTTTATTCCTTGGCCAACCCCTTGAATGGGGCAAGTGCCGGTGTGGCGCAACCCAATCCGCCCGCGCCGCCGCCATACGATCCGGTGCCTTGGGGGGCTGGTTACAGTGAGAGCTACCAGATTGATTCAGATCCCGCCATCAGCATCGATCCCGTGACCGGCTTGCTCACGCTGACACCCACTCTGCAGGGCGTCTTCAATGTGGGCGTGCGGGTGCAGGAGTTCAGGAACGGCGAGTTGCTCGGTGAAACACGCCGCGATTTCCTCTTCAAGGTGGTGGCCTGCGATGCCACCGTGGTCTCTGCGATCCAAGAGCAGACGGAGTTCTGCCAGAGCCTGGCTGTGCAGTTCGTGAACAATAGCGTGGGGGCCAATGAATTCCAATGGGACTTCGGCGACCCCAACAGTGACCTCGATACGAGCACGGAGCAGAACCCGTTCTGGAGCTACAGCGAGCCGGGAACATACCCGGTAACCTTGATCGCGAATCCGGGCACCACCTGTGCGGATACCATCGTGGTCAACTACCAGCTCTATCTGGCACCTTCTCCCGTGATCATCCCCCCGCCGCCTTTCTGCGGGAATGATCCTGTCACGCTGGTCGCAGAAGGGGATTTCAATGCCGGAGCGAGCATCCTGTGGCAACTCGGCGCCGGCAGTGCTCCTCAGACCAGTACCGACAGCATTGTTACCGTGCAATTCCCCGGACCGGGCACGCACGAGGTAAGCCTATTGGTCTCTCAGAATGGGTGTTCCGGCTTCTACACGGAGTACGTGGTCAATTATGGGCTTCCTGACGCCAGTTTCCTCGCCGATCCCTTGCCGCCGCAGCAGATCGGGACGTCGGTGGTGTTCACCGATACCAGTTCGCCCAATGGCGGCGTGATAACCGATTGGAATTGGAGCATGCAGGGCAGTGCTTTCGCGCCATCAGCTCCCGTTGCCAACTGGGATGGCGGCTGGCCTGGCACCTATGAAGTGGTGCTCACCATTACCACAGCCGATGGTTGCAGCGATCAGGCGAGCATGCTGTATGAGATCCTCGGCGGCCCGATCACCATACCCAATGTGTTCAGCCCGAACGGGGATGGAACCAATGAGTTCTTCGAGATCAGCAACGTGCAGTACTACCCCAACGAGCTCACCATCTATGGGCGCTGGGGCAACAAGGTGTACGAGACGCTCAACTACAAGAACACGTGGCGCGGCGATGGCGTGCCCGATGGCACCTATTACTACGTCCTTCACCTCAGCGACGACCGCGAATACAGCGGCCATGTGACGATCCTTCGCTGA
- a CDS encoding PKD domain-containing protein — protein MAALQRIAAIAAGLAFTAVAWCTHIIGGDMYYDHLGGNQYQVTLRLYRDCGPDNTNNTGFDASAQMAVFTANGAFVNSVSIPNPGETVVPVTINDPCLSAPPSVCVRTTVYVTTFNLPPTPGGYVISYQRCCRTPAMQNLTGQQGLTCTITIPGPPNSVNSSPRFNDYPPIALCLDQDMSFDHSATDPDGDQLVYELCAPFQGADAINPAPLAEPPPYVPVNWAAGYSAANPINSAPPIAIDAASGQLTVHPTLQGTFTIGVCVSEYRNGNLLGTTRRDFMFRVVACNAAVSAVIASQGPGQACSLTQDFTNQSIGGQFWQWDFGDPGTTLDVSAAQEPSYTYPGPGTYTVTLIANPGAPCADTTVADYVVAPSLQPSFSVPPPLCGTQELEFLISGNIGNAPTIEWTFGPGASPQTAQGPAPVVVFEPIGTQLVTVNVSEFGCSGTFSANVNVHPQPTATFADQDSFCDTLGFTFSNESVDAATYQWDFGEPGTSADVSSQESPSWIYGVPGYHTVTLIAQNGPVCADTATRVFDAHVPPPVFFLRPPIRCPGEVALLNASGSQGGATVVWDLGLNGFPNTSTSLNVQGIFPEVGTFPVTLTMTEFGCTASYTDSVTVFPMPTVDFTNGSLACVGAEFPFNALVTAATPYTLLWNLGDGTTATAEALMHIYQDPGRYSVSLTASTSTGCVATVTRNKPGAVEVFPEPVAAFTALPDEVSIMDPRIEITDYSSLAAEWLYTFAGEEVADSAFAYSFADPGQYTITQVVTTENGCTDSTTRVVIVSGHFFYAPTAFTPDGDGKNEAWRPSVVGAREYELAIWDRWGNEVFRTDDPEQGWDGSGYSSSVFVYWARVKEWGAYAKEYRGHFSMLR, from the coding sequence ATGGCCGCCCTCCAACGCATCGCCGCAATTGCCGCAGGGCTGGCATTCACGGCGGTGGCTTGGTGCACCCATATCATCGGGGGCGACATGTACTACGACCACCTCGGTGGTAACCAGTACCAAGTGACCCTCAGGCTTTACCGCGATTGCGGCCCGGACAACACCAACAATACGGGCTTCGATGCCAGCGCCCAGATGGCGGTGTTCACGGCCAACGGCGCCTTCGTGAACAGCGTGAGCATCCCGAACCCGGGCGAAACGGTGGTTCCGGTCACGATCAACGACCCTTGCCTCAGCGCTCCGCCCAGCGTCTGCGTGCGCACCACGGTTTATGTGACCACGTTCAACCTTCCGCCCACGCCCGGCGGCTACGTGATCAGCTATCAACGCTGCTGCAGGACGCCGGCCATGCAGAACCTCACCGGCCAGCAAGGCCTTACCTGCACCATCACGATCCCAGGTCCGCCGAACAGCGTGAACAGCTCCCCGCGCTTCAACGACTATCCGCCCATCGCTTTGTGCCTTGATCAGGACATGAGCTTCGATCACAGCGCCACCGATCCCGATGGCGATCAGCTGGTGTACGAGCTATGCGCGCCCTTCCAAGGCGCCGATGCGATCAACCCGGCGCCGTTGGCGGAGCCGCCGCCCTATGTTCCGGTGAACTGGGCTGCGGGCTATTCCGCGGCGAATCCGATCAACAGCGCCCCGCCCATCGCCATCGATGCCGCATCGGGTCAGCTCACCGTGCATCCCACGCTGCAAGGCACATTCACCATCGGCGTTTGCGTGAGCGAATACCGCAACGGCAACCTCCTCGGCACCACGAGGCGCGATTTCATGTTCCGGGTGGTGGCCTGCAATGCCGCCGTGAGCGCGGTGATCGCTTCGCAGGGCCCCGGGCAGGCTTGCTCGCTCACCCAGGACTTCACCAACCAGAGCATCGGTGGGCAATTCTGGCAATGGGACTTCGGCGATCCGGGCACCACCCTTGATGTGAGCGCCGCGCAGGAACCCAGCTACACCTACCCCGGTCCAGGCACCTACACCGTTACCCTGATCGCCAACCCCGGAGCGCCATGCGCGGATACCACGGTTGCTGATTACGTGGTGGCGCCCTCGCTGCAGCCCAGCTTCAGCGTTCCGCCGCCCCTGTGCGGGACTCAGGAGCTCGAGTTCCTGATCAGCGGCAACATCGGCAACGCACCCACGATCGAATGGACATTCGGGCCCGGTGCTTCGCCGCAGACCGCCCAGGGCCCGGCTCCGGTGGTGGTGTTCGAGCCGATCGGCACCCAGCTGGTAACCGTCAACGTGAGCGAATTCGGGTGCAGCGGCACCTTCAGCGCGAATGTGAATGTGCATCCGCAGCCCACGGCGACTTTCGCCGACCAGGACAGCTTCTGCGACACGCTCGGCTTCACCTTCAGCAATGAAAGCGTTGACGCTGCGACCTATCAATGGGATTTCGGTGAGCCAGGGACTTCGGCGGATGTCAGCTCCCAGGAATCGCCATCGTGGATCTACGGGGTGCCGGGCTACCACACCGTGACGCTGATCGCGCAGAATGGACCCGTTTGCGCCGATACCGCCACGCGGGTCTTCGATGCCCACGTGCCGCCGCCGGTCTTCTTCCTGCGTCCGCCGATCCGTTGCCCTGGCGAGGTTGCGTTGCTGAATGCAAGCGGCTCGCAGGGCGGCGCAACGGTTGTTTGGGATCTTGGATTGAACGGATTCCCGAACACATCAACGAGCCTCAACGTGCAGGGCATCTTCCCGGAGGTGGGCACCTTCCCCGTGACGCTAACGATGACCGAATTCGGCTGCACCGCGAGCTACACCGATTCGGTGACGGTGTTCCCGATGCCCACGGTCGATTTCACCAATGGCTCATTGGCTTGCGTAGGTGCAGAGTTCCCGTTCAACGCATTGGTCACCGCCGCTACACCTTACACATTGCTGTGGAACCTCGGCGATGGAACGACCGCCACGGCTGAAGCCCTCATGCACATCTATCAGGATCCCGGGCGCTATTCGGTCTCGCTCACGGCCAGCACCAGCACCGGCTGCGTGGCCACCGTTACACGCAACAAGCCCGGCGCCGTAGAGGTATTCCCCGAGCCTGTGGCGGCCTTCACGGCGCTGCCCGATGAAGTGAGCATCATGGATCCGCGCATCGAGATCACTGATTACAGCTCGCTTGCTGCAGAGTGGCTCTACACCTTTGCCGGAGAAGAAGTGGCGGACTCAGCCTTCGCTTACTCGTTCGCCGACCCAGGGCAATACACCATCACGCAGGTCGTGACCACGGAGAATGGCTGCACGGATAGCACGACGCGCGTTGTGATCGTGAGCGGCCACTTCTTCTATGCCCCCACCGCCTTCACACCCGATGGCGATGGCAAGAACGAAGCCTGGCGACCGAGCGTAGTGGGCGCGCGCGAGTATGAGCTCGCCATCTGGGACCGCTGGGGCAATGAGGTGTTCCGCACCGATGATCCCGAGCAGGGCTGGGATGGCTCCGGGTACAGTTCGAGCGTATTCGTGTACTGGGCGCGCGTGAAGGAGTGGGGCGCCTACGCGAAGGAGTACCGTGGGCACTTCAGCATGCTGCGGTGA
- a CDS encoding metallophosphoesterase family protein: protein MTRIGLLSDTHGWLDPRVQEHFKECDEIWHAGDIGDLSVTDELAQWKPLRAVWGNIDDAKARKAFPEHQRFTLGGVRVWMTHIGGRPPRYDRAVIDELRRDPPDLFICGHSHILLVQFDPKLNCLCLNPGAAGRHGWHTMRTAMRFTLEDGKPKDLEVIELGKRGAT from the coding sequence ATGACCCGCATCGGCCTCCTATCCGACACCCATGGCTGGCTGGACCCGCGCGTTCAGGAGCATTTCAAGGAGTGCGATGAGATCTGGCACGCCGGCGATATCGGCGATCTGAGCGTGACCGATGAACTTGCGCAATGGAAGCCCTTGCGCGCCGTCTGGGGCAACATCGACGACGCCAAGGCGCGCAAGGCCTTCCCCGAGCACCAACGCTTCACCCTCGGCGGCGTTCGGGTGTGGATGACGCACATCGGCGGTCGACCTCCGCGCTACGATCGCGCGGTGATCGATGAACTGCGCCGCGACCCGCCGGACCTCTTCATCTGCGGGCATTCGCACATCCTGCTCGTGCAATTCGACCCTAAGCTGAATTGCCTCTGCTTGAACCCCGGCGCCGCAGGCCGGCATGGATGGCATACCATGCGCACGGCCATGCGCTTCACCCTCGAAGACGGGAAACCGAAGGACCTGGAAGTGATCGAATTGGGGAAGCGCGGCGCAACTTAA
- the truA gene encoding tRNA pseudouridine(38-40) synthase TruA, which yields MEILPRYFLEIAFCGTAYRGWQRQPDAPSVQAEVERALQFALHRHKVNAIGCGRTDTGVHATQFFLHFDGPSDAPLDDRFMYSLNSLLPDDIAVKRVIVVPDDAHARFSATERGYCYRIHREKDPFLTDRSHQLRPALDVAAMNEGCEALIGTHDFSSFQKVGTDVKTSICEVREAVWAETPNGYVFRIKADRFLRNMVRAIVGMGMRIGKGQQPAGHMAEVLAARDRHAAGRSAPACGLYLEHVVYPFLPNHLRGPLQG from the coding sequence ATGGAGATCCTCCCGCGCTACTTCCTCGAGATCGCCTTCTGCGGCACGGCCTATCGCGGCTGGCAGCGGCAGCCCGATGCGCCCAGCGTGCAGGCCGAGGTGGAGCGCGCACTGCAATTCGCGTTGCATCGGCACAAGGTGAATGCGATCGGTTGCGGTCGCACCGACACCGGCGTGCATGCCACGCAGTTCTTCCTGCATTTCGATGGGCCCAGCGATGCGCCGCTGGATGATCGCTTCATGTACAGCTTGAACAGTTTGCTGCCCGACGACATCGCGGTGAAGCGCGTGATCGTGGTGCCCGATGATGCGCATGCCCGCTTCAGCGCCACCGAGCGCGGCTACTGCTACCGCATCCACCGGGAGAAGGATCCTTTCCTCACGGACCGTTCGCACCAGTTGAGGCCCGCGCTCGATGTGGCAGCGATGAACGAAGGGTGCGAGGCGCTCATCGGCACGCACGACTTCAGCAGCTTCCAGAAGGTGGGCACCGATGTGAAGACCAGCATCTGCGAAGTGCGCGAAGCGGTGTGGGCCGAAACGCCGAACGGGTACGTGTTCCGGATCAAGGCCGATCGCTTCCTGCGTAACATGGTGCGCGCCATCGTGGGCATGGGCATGCGCATTGGCAAGGGACAGCAGCCAGCCGGCCACATGGCCGAGGTGCTCGCCGCCAGGGACCGCCATGCGGCGGGAAGGAGCGCACCGGCCTGCGGACTTTACCTGGAGCATGTCGTGTATCCCTTCCTGCCGAACCATCTTCGCGGCCCACTTCAGGGATGA
- a CDS encoding ABC transporter ATP-binding protein, with product MSSTAQGKAFDRKLFGRVFAFTKPYRALFWTTFALTIFLAVLGVVRPLLMGDMIDDYALTGDARGLWIVTLVVMALLVIETIVQFYQAYWTAWLGQAVTFDLRQRLYTRIIGNKLRWFDRTPIGQLVTRVISDIETIDDIFSQGLLMIMGDILKLVVVVAVMFVVNWKLALLSMVPIPLLLWSTNIFKNSIQKSFQDVRTQVARLNTFVQEHIQGMAVVQVFGREQQEYQKFKAINKEHRAAHIRSVLAYSIFFPVVEILSAISLGFLVWWGVKDVLAGFATLGDVFAYILFINMLFRPIRQLADRFNVLQMGMVGSERVMKVLDTDAGLSDEGTLSADGLRGEIRFDGMWFAYTDEATAEEENWALRDISFEAKAGQMIALVGATGSGKSSMVNVLSRAYDYQRGAVHLDGTDIRDYKLSELRRAISVVLQDVFLFSDTIHNNITLNDPAITRAEVVAAAQEVGAHDFILKLPKGYDTEVGERGGILSTGQRQLLAFIRAAVHKPAVLVLDEATSSVDSVSEQLIQQATERITSGRTSIVIAHRLSTVQHADRILVLDKGRIIEQGTHQELLAQAGSYRKLYELQFR from the coding sequence ATGAGCTCCACCGCGCAAGGCAAAGCATTCGACCGCAAGCTCTTCGGGCGCGTATTCGCGTTCACGAAGCCTTACCGCGCACTGTTCTGGACCACGTTCGCGCTCACCATCTTCCTGGCGGTGCTCGGCGTGGTGCGCCCGCTGCTCATGGGCGACATGATCGATGACTACGCCCTTACCGGCGATGCGCGCGGGTTGTGGATCGTGACCCTCGTGGTGATGGCCCTGCTCGTGATCGAGACCATCGTGCAGTTCTACCAGGCCTATTGGACCGCCTGGCTGGGGCAGGCCGTCACCTTCGACCTTCGGCAGCGGCTCTATACCCGCATCATCGGGAATAAGCTGCGCTGGTTCGACCGCACGCCTATCGGCCAGCTGGTGACGCGCGTGATCAGCGACATCGAGACCATCGACGACATCTTCTCGCAGGGCCTGCTCATGATCATGGGCGACATCCTCAAGCTCGTGGTGGTGGTGGCCGTGATGTTCGTGGTGAACTGGAAGCTCGCGCTGCTCAGCATGGTGCCCATCCCCTTGCTGCTCTGGAGCACCAACATCTTCAAGAACAGCATCCAGAAGAGCTTCCAGGACGTGCGCACGCAGGTGGCAAGGCTCAACACCTTCGTGCAGGAGCATATCCAGGGCATGGCCGTGGTGCAGGTCTTCGGGCGGGAGCAGCAGGAGTACCAGAAGTTCAAGGCCATCAACAAGGAGCACCGCGCGGCGCACATCCGCAGCGTGCTCGCCTACAGCATCTTCTTCCCGGTGGTCGAGATCCTCAGCGCCATCTCGCTCGGCTTCCTCGTATGGTGGGGCGTGAAGGATGTGCTGGCCGGCTTCGCCACCCTGGGCGATGTGTTCGCCTACATCCTCTTCATCAACATGCTCTTCCGGCCCATCCGCCAGCTGGCCGACCGCTTCAATGTGCTGCAGATGGGCATGGTGGGCAGCGAGCGCGTGATGAAGGTGCTCGATACCGATGCCGGACTCTCCGACGAAGGGACCTTGAGCGCCGATGGCCTGCGCGGCGAGATCCGCTTCGACGGGATGTGGTTCGCCTACACCGATGAGGCCACTGCGGAGGAGGAGAATTGGGCGCTGCGCGACATCAGCTTCGAGGCGAAGGCAGGCCAGATGATCGCGCTCGTGGGCGCCACGGGCAGTGGCAAGAGCAGCATGGTGAACGTGCTGAGCCGCGCCTACGATTACCAAAGGGGCGCCGTGCATCTCGATGGCACCGATATCCGCGACTACAAGCTGAGCGAACTGCGGCGCGCCATCAGCGTGGTGCTGCAGGACGTCTTCCTCTTCAGCGACACCATCCACAACAACATCACGCTCAATGACCCCGCGATCACCCGCGCGGAAGTGGTCGCTGCCGCGCAGGAAGTGGGCGCCCACGACTTCATCCTGAAGTTGCCCAAGGGGTATGACACCGAAGTGGGCGAGCGCGGCGGCATCCTCAGCACCGGTCAGCGCCAATTGCTCGCCTTCATCCGCGCGGCCGTTCACAAGCCCGCTGTGCTCGTGCTCGATGAAGCCACCAGCAGCGTCGATAGCGTCAGCGAGCAATTGATCCAGCAGGCCACCGAGCGCATCACCAGCGGACGCACCAGCATCGTGATCGCCCACCGCCTCAGCACGGTGCAGCACGCTGACCGCATCCTGGTGCTCGACAAGGGCCGCATCATCGAGCAGGGCACCCATCAGGAGCTTCTCGCGCAGGCGGGATCATACCGCAAGCTCTATGAACTCCAGTTCCGGTGA
- the rimO gene encoding 30S ribosomal protein S12 methylthiotransferase RimO, which translates to MKAKTLKRTKVNVVTLGCSKNTFDSEVMMAQLKANGIAVDHESDAGDHNVVVINTCGFIENAKQESIDTILSYAKAKDEGLVEKVYVTGCLSQRYGTELKEGIPQVDAWFGTRDLPRLLKTLKADYKHELVGERLLTTPAHFAYFKISEGCDRKCSFCAIPLMRGKHVSTPMEQLVTNAGNLAKQGVKELILIAQDLTYYGLDLYRKRNLDELVARLSDVEGIDWIRLHYAFPSGFPMDVLDVMRDRSNVCNYLDMPLQHGSTRMLTRMRRGITQEKTEALVNSIREKVPGIAIRTTLIAGFPGETKADHDDNLQWIERMRFDRLGAFTYSHEEDTHAHTFEDDVPKEVKEQRAQEIMELQGGISLELNQAKVGRTFRVLVDKAEGGHFIARTEFDSPEVDNEVLIPTKDNYLRVGDFADVRITGANEHDLRAEVVQ; encoded by the coding sequence ATGAAGGCGAAGACCCTCAAGCGCACCAAGGTCAACGTGGTCACCCTAGGCTGCTCGAAGAACACCTTCGACAGCGAGGTGATGATGGCGCAGCTCAAGGCCAACGGCATCGCCGTGGACCATGAGAGCGATGCCGGCGATCACAACGTGGTGGTGATCAACACCTGCGGCTTCATCGAGAACGCCAAGCAGGAGAGCATCGATACCATCCTGAGCTACGCCAAGGCCAAGGACGAAGGATTGGTGGAGAAGGTGTATGTGACCGGTTGCCTCAGCCAGCGCTATGGAACGGAATTGAAGGAGGGCATCCCTCAGGTGGATGCCTGGTTCGGCACCCGCGACCTGCCCCGCCTGCTGAAGACCCTGAAGGCCGATTACAAGCACGAGCTGGTGGGGGAGCGGCTCCTCACCACGCCGGCCCACTTCGCCTACTTCAAGATCAGCGAAGGCTGCGACCGCAAGTGCTCCTTCTGCGCCATCCCGCTCATGCGCGGCAAGCACGTGAGCACGCCCATGGAGCAGCTCGTGACCAACGCGGGCAATCTGGCCAAACAAGGGGTGAAGGAGCTTATCCTCATCGCGCAGGACCTCACCTATTACGGGCTCGACCTCTACAGGAAGCGCAACCTCGATGAGCTGGTGGCCCGCCTCAGCGACGTGGAAGGCATCGACTGGATCCGCCTGCATTACGCCTTCCCTTCGGGCTTCCCGATGGATGTGCTCGATGTGATGCGCGACCGCAGCAACGTGTGCAACTACCTGGATATGCCGCTGCAGCATGGCAGCACGCGCATGCTCACCCGCATGCGGCGCGGCATCACGCAGGAGAAGACTGAGGCGCTCGTCAATTCCATTCGGGAGAAGGTGCCCGGCATCGCCATCCGCACCACGCTCATCGCGGGCTTCCCCGGCGAGACAAAAGCCGATCACGACGACAACCTCCAATGGATCGAACGCATGCGCTTCGATCGCCTCGGCGCCTTCACCTACAGCCACGAGGAGGACACGCACGCGCACACCTTCGAGGACGATGTGCCCAAGGAGGTGAAGGAACAGCGTGCCCAGGAGATCATGGAGCTCCAAGGCGGAATCAGCCTTGAGTTGAATCAAGCCAAGGTGGGCAGGACCTTCCGCGTGCTGGTGGATAAGGCCGAAGGCGGCCACTTCATCGCCCGCACCGAGTTCGATTCACCCGAAGTGGACAATGAGGTGCTCATCCCCACGAAGGACAATTACCTGCGCGTGGGTGACTTCGCGGATGTGCGGATCACCGGGGCGAATGAGCACGATCTGCGGGCCGAGGTGGTTCAGTGA
- a CDS encoding heme-binding domain-containing protein has translation MRRFLLLLLALFALAQFIRPDTTAPTTDPALDLITITQPSAEVAALLRTACYDCHSNKTKYPWYVNITPVNWWLQQHVNEGRGEGNLSQWGALPEGKRAHFVDEAAELIEEGEMPLPSYTWAHDDARLDQRQRKLLAEFFQSLPEAAIEWRRGKRKPEAGEAH, from the coding sequence ATGCGTCGGTTCCTCCTGCTACTCCTCGCCCTATTCGCACTCGCCCAATTCATCCGCCCGGACACCACAGCGCCAACCACCGACCCCGCGCTCGACCTGATCACCATCACGCAGCCCAGTGCTGAAGTGGCCGCGCTGCTTCGCACAGCCTGCTACGATTGCCACAGCAATAAGACGAAGTACCCATGGTACGTGAACATCACGCCGGTGAATTGGTGGTTGCAGCAGCATGTGAACGAAGGGCGAGGCGAAGGCAACTTGTCCCAGTGGGGAGCGCTGCCAGAGGGCAAACGCGCGCACTTCGTGGATGAGGCTGCAGAACTGATCGAAGAGGGTGAGATGCCCTTGCCCTCCTACACGTGGGCGCATGACGACGCCCGCCTCGATCAGCGGCAGCGCAAGCTGTTGGCCGAATTCTTCCAATCCCTGCCTGAAGCCGCAATCGAATGGCGCAGGGGCAAGCGGAAGCCCGAAGCAGGAGAGGCTCACTGA
- a CDS encoding T9SS type A sorting domain-containing protein encodes MMKRSLAFACMALAHSVNAQLFTAANVPITVSGGTEVTVEGGLQLNASSTITNQGELRVQGDWTNSSGGTGLTPTSNGNVRLYGGTQNIGGSSVTDFRRLILTGGNKQLLQDAVVGLPGQMDGTVQIGALLSLEGRTFTVFNPAANAVTHAGGWVASESLASRFQWALGNDVNEHRVLFGEPLGPAFPFAFTPTAAYPDGTLLSVATYRSAPDNTPYPITANQQVTNMAGAMVADNSPNTADRFWLVDLPNGSSTGTLLLSFAPAEDPQFGPGSCRAQRWLQSGTTWQYPPLPGQSNPAVREVLVPNVPFSETIAPANEHIWALAYDNSPLPIELIRFTAEPTPERHVRCSWTTAIELNNDYFTIERSRDGISFEAIGTLPGAGNSVVRRDYEWPDRTPFTGLSYYRLRQTDDDGSSSLSQVVPVWFDAQGPVIAVFPNPNNGTFIIARGDAEDELPFELLDASGRAVRQWLMPRGVERESITIAEASGLYMLRWNGGQMRVSIGR; translated from the coding sequence ATGATGAAGCGCTCCCTGGCCTTCGCGTGCATGGCGCTAGCGCACTCCGTGAACGCCCAGCTCTTCACCGCCGCGAACGTGCCCATCACCGTCAGTGGCGGCACCGAGGTCACTGTGGAAGGCGGATTGCAGCTCAACGCCTCCTCGACGATCACCAATCAGGGCGAGCTGCGCGTGCAAGGCGACTGGACCAACAGCAGCGGCGGAACCGGGCTTACGCCAACGAGCAATGGCAACGTGCGGCTCTATGGCGGCACGCAGAACATCGGTGGCAGCAGCGTGACGGATTTCCGCAGGCTGATCCTCACCGGCGGCAACAAGCAACTCCTTCAAGATGCCGTGGTGGGCCTGCCCGGCCAGATGGACGGTACCGTGCAGATCGGCGCGCTGCTCTCGCTCGAAGGCAGGACCTTCACGGTGTTCAACCCTGCTGCGAACGCCGTGACCCATGCGGGAGGCTGGGTTGCCAGCGAGAGCCTGGCGAGCCGCTTCCAATGGGCATTGGGGAACGATGTGAACGAGCACCGTGTGCTGTTCGGCGAACCACTGGGGCCTGCGTTTCCCTTCGCGTTCACGCCGACTGCGGCTTATCCCGATGGAACCTTGCTGAGCGTGGCCACCTACCGTAGTGCGCCGGACAACACGCCCTACCCCATCACCGCCAACCAGCAGGTCACCAATATGGCTGGAGCGATGGTGGCCGACAACAGCCCGAATACGGCCGATCGCTTCTGGTTAGTGGACCTGCCCAACGGGAGTTCCACGGGCACCCTGCTCCTAAGCTTCGCGCCAGCAGAGGATCCGCAATTCGGACCGGGCAGTTGCCGCGCGCAACGCTGGCTGCAAAGCGGCACCACCTGGCAGTACCCGCCTCTTCCTGGCCAGAGCAACCCGGCGGTGCGCGAGGTGCTCGTGCCCAATGTGCCTTTTTCAGAAACCATTGCACCGGCGAACGAGCACATCTGGGCGCTGGCCTACGACAACTCGCCGCTGCCCATCGAGCTCATCCGCTTCACGGCCGAACCCACGCCAGAGCGCCATGTGCGATGCTCCTGGACCACCGCCATCGAACTGAACAACGACTACTTCACCATCGAGCGCAGCCGCGATGGCATCAGCTTCGAGGCCATCGGCACACTGCCCGGCGCTGGCAACAGCGTAGTGCGGCGCGACTACGAATGGCCCGACCGCACGCCCTTCACCGGCCTGAGCTATTACCGCCTGCGCCAAACCGACGACGATGGCAGCAGCTCCCTTAGCCAGGTGGTGCCGGTGTGGTTCGACGCGCAAGGCCCGGTGATCGCGGTTTTCCCGAATCCCAACAACGGCACCTTCATCATTGCGCGCGGCGATGCGGAAGATGAGCTGCCCTTCGAGCTGCTCGATGCTAGCGGCCGTGCGGTGCGCCAATGGCTGATGCCGCGAGGCGTGGAGCGCGAGAGCATCACCATCGCGGAAGCGAGCGGCCTGTACATGCTGCGCTGGAATGGCGGGCAGATGCGTGTGAGCATCGGACGGTAA